One genomic region from Deltaproteobacteria bacterium encodes:
- a CDS encoding shikimate kinase produces the protein MSRGEKGPREAVLVGFMGAGKTTVGKMLAKRLDAEFVDVDDLIEKAEGRSIREIFASPGEGAFRKMEKAAIRNVVSVPGRVIAAGGGAFLDEGNRLMLSAYGPVFFLDVSCESVLARLSGDRSRPLLPGEEKGLRELLEARRPFYLLADFTVPTGSRPAREVAEDILALLSGGRHAGREEGGA, from the coding sequence ATGAGCCGCGGGGAAAAGGGTCCGCGCGAAGCGGTTCTAGTCGGGTTCATGGGCGCGGGGAAAACCACCGTCGGGAAGATGCTCGCGAAGCGACTGGACGCCGAATTCGTGGACGTCGACGATCTGATAGAGAAGGCGGAAGGGCGAAGCATCCGGGAAATTTTCGCTTCCCCGGGGGAGGGTGCGTTCCGCAAGATGGAAAAGGCGGCGATACGCAACGTGGTTTCCGTTCCGGGACGGGTGATCGCAGCAGGGGGCGGCGCTTTCCTGGATGAAGGGAACCGGCTTATGTTGTCGGCCTACGGTCCGGTTTTCTTCCTCGATGTCTCCTGCGAATCCGTCCTTGCGCGGCTGTCCGGCGACAGGTCCCGCCCGTTGCTCCCGGGAGAGGAGAAGGGATTGCGGGAATTGTTGGAGGCACGGCGCCCCTTTTACCTGCTGGCCGATTTCACCGTGCCCACGGGAAGCCGCCCGGCGCGGGAAGTGGCCGAGGACATCCTTGCGCTTCTGTCAGGCGGCCGCCACGCGGGCCGGGAGGAGGGAGGCGCATGA
- the pilQ gene encoding type IV pilus secretin PilQ — protein MDVIPGTRARKRIPAWPVALVLLAIIAAVPSVPGAAEKEAPAGPGGAVKDVTVSRTPYYTNIEARFEGKIENYNSFKLNDPFRIVVDIWGVNKGTAASEIAVGTPQVKSVKLSQQEKKLRLLVETPEDRPLPFLVTSEDGKIVVSVGGGQEEKVTSMDRVEEGKPPAKGPAVVGIDIEDLPDASNVVVTVAGGASHQVRKKTGSVILSFPGAKAEKGLLRLIDARKLGIPVTRVEPVAGKAGVDVTVAFASDAEYTVEKRGDAVVVSFPRKGPGAAEGVMVARVEPRAEAAAAPQAGADKGNGTAAGAPRLGFVYGGDSGSQRKYTGQRISMDFKDADLQNVFRIIAEVSNLNIITSDDVRGKVTLRLVNVPWDQALDLVLQAKSLGLKQEGNVVRIAPLATLRAEEKNRLDTQKEVERLKATFEAITETIPISYTKAGDLQVQIKDLLSEGGKLQVDERTNTIVIRDLAKNIAEAKSLIARLDTATPQVLIEARIVEVDTNATKELGVRWGGIYQGTTGKAGVGVSGIQGADGTFLSGLPISNTPNPFETANYAVNLPAAVGQGAGGGIGFGIFTNNFRLDVSLSALEAAGKGKVISSPKVITIDNKEAVIEQGTQIPYSTVSASGTNTQFVDATLSLKVTPHITPDGSVIMKIEAKNDSQGEVGATGQPAINKKKATTNVLVRDGETAVIGGILQITRNESRAAVPWLSKIPIFGYLFRKDANVATNRELLIFITPKIMKQEPAQAKTS, from the coding sequence TACCGGCATGGCCGGTCGCCCTTGTTTTGCTGGCGATCATCGCGGCAGTCCCTTCCGTGCCTGGTGCTGCCGAAAAGGAAGCGCCGGCCGGTCCCGGAGGAGCCGTAAAGGATGTCACGGTCTCCCGCACGCCGTACTACACCAATATAGAGGCCCGGTTCGAGGGAAAGATAGAGAACTACAATTCCTTCAAGCTGAATGACCCGTTCCGGATAGTCGTTGACATTTGGGGGGTAAACAAGGGAACCGCCGCATCCGAGATCGCAGTCGGCACGCCGCAGGTCAAATCCGTGAAACTGTCCCAGCAGGAAAAGAAGCTCCGCCTGTTGGTGGAAACGCCGGAGGATCGCCCGCTTCCTTTCCTTGTGACTTCGGAAGATGGAAAGATCGTCGTATCCGTGGGAGGGGGGCAGGAAGAGAAAGTTACCAGCATGGATCGTGTCGAGGAAGGGAAACCGCCGGCCAAAGGCCCTGCCGTCGTCGGGATCGACATCGAGGACCTTCCTGACGCCTCCAACGTCGTGGTCACCGTCGCGGGCGGAGCGAGCCACCAGGTACGTAAAAAAACCGGGAGCGTTATATTGTCCTTCCCGGGCGCAAAGGCGGAGAAGGGGCTGCTGCGGCTGATCGATGCGCGCAAGCTCGGTATTCCCGTGACCCGCGTTGAGCCCGTTGCGGGAAAGGCGGGGGTAGACGTGACAGTGGCCTTCGCTTCCGATGCCGAATATACGGTGGAGAAGCGCGGCGACGCCGTGGTCGTCTCTTTCCCCAGGAAGGGCCCCGGCGCCGCGGAAGGCGTCATGGTCGCCCGGGTGGAGCCCAGGGCTGAGGCTGCCGCGGCTCCTCAAGCGGGAGCCGATAAGGGCAACGGGACGGCCGCGGGGGCGCCTCGCCTGGGGTTCGTTTACGGCGGGGATTCCGGCAGTCAGCGAAAATACACCGGGCAGCGGATATCCATGGACTTCAAGGACGCGGACCTGCAGAACGTCTTCAGGATCATCGCTGAAGTCAGCAACCTCAACATAATCACGTCCGACGATGTCCGCGGAAAAGTGACTCTTCGCCTCGTCAACGTCCCCTGGGACCAGGCGCTGGATCTTGTCCTTCAGGCGAAGTCCCTCGGCTTGAAGCAGGAAGGAAACGTTGTCAGGATCGCTCCTCTGGCGACCTTGCGCGCGGAGGAAAAGAACCGCCTGGATACCCAGAAGGAAGTGGAGAGGCTGAAAGCCACTTTTGAGGCCATTACGGAAACCATTCCCATTAGTTATACGAAAGCCGGCGACCTGCAGGTTCAGATCAAGGATCTGCTTTCGGAGGGCGGGAAGCTTCAGGTGGATGAGCGGACCAACACGATAGTGATCCGGGACCTGGCCAAGAATATAGCGGAAGCGAAGTCGCTGATCGCACGCCTCGACACCGCGACGCCGCAAGTGCTGATCGAGGCGAGGATCGTGGAAGTCGACACCAACGCCACGAAGGAGCTCGGAGTGCGTTGGGGGGGCATTTATCAGGGAACAACGGGAAAAGCAGGGGTGGGCGTGAGCGGAATCCAGGGAGCGGACGGGACGTTCCTGTCCGGTCTGCCGATCTCCAATACACCGAATCCGTTCGAAACGGCCAATTATGCGGTAAACCTCCCCGCCGCGGTCGGGCAGGGCGCCGGAGGCGGGATCGGTTTCGGAATATTCACGAACAATTTCCGCCTGGATGTATCCCTGTCTGCACTGGAAGCCGCCGGAAAGGGGAAGGTGATCTCGTCTCCCAAGGTCATTACGATCGACAACAAGGAGGCGGTTATCGAACAGGGGACCCAGATCCCCTATTCCACGGTTTCCGCTTCCGGCACGAACACCCAGTTCGTGGACGCGACACTGAGCCTGAAGGTGACGCCGCATATCACCCCCGACGGCAGCGTGATCATGAAGATCGAGGCGAAGAACGACTCGCAAGGTGAAGTGGGAGCGACCGGCCAGCCGGCGATCAACAAGAAGAAGGCCACCACCAACGTGCTGGTTCGCGACGGGGAGACGGCAGTGATCGGAGGAATTCTCCAGATCACCCGTAACGAATCCCGGGCAGCGGTTCCCTGGCTGTCGAAGATACCGATCTTCGGTTATCTTTTCAGGAAAGACGCGAACGTGGCGACAAACCGGGAGCTTCTGATTTTCATAACGCCGAAGATCATGAAGCAGGAGCCGGCGCAGGCCAAGACTTCCTGA
- the aroB gene encoding 3-dehydroquinate synthase, protein MTSDMLTVALGERTYDIFFGEDVYPLLQEWICRFFPGRSVFVVTDRTVAAIYGDDIRAGLGGISHRIHAVEPGEETKNWQTVLGIYAFLSEGNADRDSLVIAFGGGVVGDLAGFAAATWLRGVPYIQVPTTLLSQVDSSVGGKTGFNLPEGKNLVGAFHQPRAVFIGDGFLRTLDDRQLLSGMGEVVKCALAGDAALWETLCSIGSRWRSMSGREWRDVVRRTVAFKASIVEKDELESSVRRVLNLGHTVGHAMEQAGGYGNLLHGEAVAMGLAWEAVLARRLGVTPREVEERLCSLLKEFGFALDEPGIASEAIASAIGADKKRVVSDVDLPMVTAPGAFVLKRIPLSLIRKELPAVREEVRRRDRGTSVDSAEEKALRARMEGGDLEGAIRSLERLVAENPRDLRAMSLLSEAYLAAGKYSAAWETIKEALHQYPADPGAQRLAREIERELIGSVSTEGDAAPPPLEDVILLDEGIFEIRPAELPEESAEESAEEPAPSVLTVTMADVCWDQGEREIARRIIDEILRRDPGDIRALEWKKTREERAVETALAFFLGTIAKEYGYELSGPH, encoded by the coding sequence ATGACCTCCGACATGCTGACTGTCGCATTGGGCGAGCGGACGTACGACATATTTTTCGGGGAGGATGTCTATCCGCTCCTCCAGGAGTGGATCTGCCGGTTCTTTCCGGGCAGATCGGTGTTCGTCGTGACGGACCGGACCGTGGCTGCCATCTACGGCGACGATATACGCGCCGGCCTGGGCGGCATCTCCCACCGCATCCATGCCGTCGAGCCGGGAGAAGAGACGAAGAACTGGCAGACGGTGCTTGGGATTTACGCATTCCTCTCGGAAGGTAACGCGGACCGGGATTCGCTGGTCATCGCCTTCGGCGGAGGAGTTGTCGGGGACCTCGCAGGTTTCGCCGCCGCCACGTGGCTTCGCGGCGTCCCGTACATACAGGTGCCGACCACGCTGCTTTCCCAGGTGGACAGCAGCGTCGGGGGGAAAACGGGGTTCAATCTGCCTGAAGGGAAAAATCTCGTCGGGGCATTCCACCAGCCGCGGGCGGTCTTCATCGGCGACGGATTCCTACGGACGCTCGACGACCGGCAGTTACTGTCCGGCATGGGGGAAGTGGTCAAGTGCGCCCTTGCGGGGGACGCGGCGCTCTGGGAAACGCTTTGCTCCATCGGAAGCCGATGGCGGTCCATGTCCGGGCGGGAATGGCGCGATGTCGTGAGGCGGACCGTCGCCTTCAAGGCCTCCATCGTGGAAAAGGACGAGCTGGAATCTTCAGTGCGGAGAGTCCTCAACCTCGGGCACACCGTGGGGCACGCCATGGAGCAGGCGGGCGGATACGGAAACCTCCTTCACGGAGAGGCGGTTGCGATGGGGCTCGCCTGGGAAGCGGTCCTTGCGCGACGTCTCGGAGTCACCCCCCGGGAGGTCGAGGAACGGCTCTGCTCGCTTTTGAAGGAATTCGGATTCGCCCTCGACGAACCGGGCATAGCGTCCGAGGCGATCGCTTCCGCGATCGGGGCGGACAAGAAGCGGGTCGTATCGGACGTGGATCTTCCGATGGTGACCGCACCCGGAGCTTTCGTGCTGAAACGGATCCCCCTGTCACTGATCAGGAAGGAACTTCCGGCCGTCCGTGAGGAGGTAAGGAGGAGGGATCGCGGGACGTCCGTCGATTCCGCCGAGGAAAAGGCGTTGCGCGCGCGGATGGAAGGGGGCGACCTGGAGGGGGCGATACGATCGCTGGAACGCCTGGTCGCGGAAAACCCGCGCGATCTGCGGGCCATGTCGCTGCTGTCCGAAGCCTACCTCGCCGCCGGGAAATATTCCGCGGCCTGGGAAACGATCAAGGAGGCGCTTCACCAGTATCCAGCCGATCCCGGAGCGCAGAGGCTGGCCCGGGAGATCGAAAGGGAACTCATCGGCTCGGTTTCCACGGAAGGAGATGCGGCTCCGCCGCCTCTGGAGGACGTTATTCTCCTCGACGAGGGGATCTTCGAAATCCGTCCGGCCGAGCTTCCGGAGGAATCCGCAGAGGAATCCGCGGAGGAACCTGCTCCCTCCGTACTTACCGTTACCATGGCCGATGTCTGCTGGGACCAGGGCGAGAGGGAGATTGCACGCCGGATCATCGACGAGATCCTCCGGCGGGATCCGGGCGACATACGCGCGCTGGAATGGAAAAAGACGCGAGAGGAACGGGCGGTCGAAACCGCGCTGGCCTTCTTCCTCGGAACGATCGCGAAGGAGTACGGCTATGAGCTTTCGGGACCTCATTGA
- the aroC gene encoding chorismate synthase, producing MTFHTAGETHGPALVVIVEGLPAGLPVSAQRIGRELARRQAGYGRGDRMKIERDEAEILSGVRFGRTLGSPVALLIRNRDWENWRDKMSQEGEGKGIPPLLTARPGHADLSGVLKYGHKDVRNVLERASARETAARVAAAAIAGMFLRELGVGIAGHVLSIGNVRVPGEASGNWDSTVCAEQSVLRMADPGAEARAIRLINRARKKGTSAGGTVETIAKGVPPGLGSFASWDRRLDARLAAAVMSIPAIKGVEIGGGFALSVLPGSRVHDEIFPGKSEGNPLRGRATLPFHRKTNRGGGVEGGMSNGEPILVRAAMKPIPTQSRPLRTIEIGTWAQDSAHRERSDVCAVPACSVVVEAMVALVLADAFLEKFGGDSMKEIQYNYAGYLKNIGAG from the coding sequence TTGACGTTCCATACCGCGGGAGAAACACACGGCCCGGCGCTCGTCGTCATCGTCGAGGGGCTGCCGGCCGGTCTTCCTGTAAGCGCGCAGAGAATCGGGCGCGAGCTTGCGCGGCGTCAGGCCGGGTACGGACGCGGGGACCGGATGAAGATCGAGCGGGACGAGGCGGAAATCCTGTCGGGCGTCCGCTTCGGGCGCACGCTCGGAAGCCCGGTGGCGCTTCTCATCAGGAACCGTGATTGGGAAAACTGGCGCGACAAGATGTCGCAGGAGGGAGAAGGCAAGGGGATTCCCCCCCTGCTGACCGCAAGACCCGGGCATGCCGATCTTTCGGGAGTCCTAAAATACGGACACAAGGACGTCCGCAATGTGCTCGAGCGCGCCAGCGCGAGGGAGACCGCGGCTCGCGTCGCCGCCGCAGCCATTGCGGGAATGTTCCTTCGTGAATTGGGCGTCGGCATCGCCGGCCACGTGCTTTCCATCGGGAACGTCCGCGTGCCGGGAGAAGCGTCCGGGAACTGGGACAGCACGGTATGCGCGGAACAAAGCGTTTTGCGTATGGCCGATCCCGGCGCGGAGGCCCGCGCGATACGCCTGATAAACAGGGCGCGGAAAAAAGGCACGTCCGCGGGCGGAACGGTGGAGACGATCGCAAAGGGTGTCCCGCCGGGCCTTGGGTCGTTTGCGTCGTGGGACAGAAGACTGGACGCCCGCCTGGCGGCGGCGGTGATGAGCATTCCGGCGATCAAGGGTGTCGAGATCGGCGGCGGTTTCGCGCTTTCCGTTCTTCCCGGGAGCAGGGTGCACGACGAAATATTCCCCGGGAAAAGCGAAGGGAATCCGCTACGTGGCAGGGCAACTCTGCCGTTCCACAGGAAGACGAACCGGGGAGGCGGGGTGGAGGGCGGCATGAGCAACGGGGAACCGATCCTGGTACGAGCGGCCATGAAGCCCATTCCGACCCAATCCCGTCCGCTTCGCACCATAGAGATCGGGACCTGGGCGCAGGATTCCGCCCACCGCGAACGGAGCGACGTCTGCGCGGTCCCGGCGTGCTCCGTAGTGGTCGAGGCAATGGTGGCCCTGGTTCTTGCCGACGCTTTCCTTGAGAAATTCGGGGGCGATTCGATGAAGGAAATCCAATATAATTATGCGGGTTACTTGAAGAATATCGGGGCGGGATGA
- a CDS encoding roadblock/LC7 domain-containing protein, whose protein sequence is MSFRDLIEGMHRKNPGIRGGALAGGDGLPVEEWQVSPQTLDISALCAEMAQFFKESGRIACENGLGSAREVCVAGDEGSILAARVNEDYIILLVADPSAVPGKCRFQLLQAARRAKEML, encoded by the coding sequence ATGAGCTTTCGGGACCTCATTGAAGGGATGCACAGGAAGAATCCCGGCATCCGGGGGGGAGCCCTGGCGGGCGGAGACGGTCTGCCGGTAGAGGAGTGGCAGGTTTCGCCGCAGACTCTGGATATTTCGGCGCTTTGCGCCGAGATGGCGCAGTTCTTCAAGGAATCCGGCCGCATCGCGTGCGAAAACGGCCTGGGAAGCGCAAGGGAGGTGTGCGTCGCCGGAGACGAGGGGTCGATACTTGCGGCGCGCGTGAACGAGGATTACATAATCCTGCTGGTCGCCGATCCTTCCGCCGTTCCGGGCAAGTGCCGATTCCAGCTCCTCCAGGCGGCGCGGCGGGCGAAGGAGATGCTATGA
- the aroQ gene encoding type II 3-dehydroquinate dehydratase — translation MNRPGRRPRILFIDGPNLNVLGLREPEVYGKTTLAEIRRSVKKAALSEGAVVQFFQSNHEGEIVGRLQEARGKADGLVINPGGYTHTSVAIRDALIYAGMPAVELHLSNPASREPFRRTSTVEDVVAGRIAGFGGYGYVLALKAILHLLREAD, via the coding sequence ATGAACCGGCCGGGCCGACGTCCCAGGATCCTGTTCATCGACGGCCCGAACCTGAACGTGCTCGGCCTCCGCGAGCCTGAAGTGTACGGGAAGACGACCCTTGCGGAAATACGCCGCTCGGTCAAGAAAGCGGCGCTTTCGGAAGGCGCCGTCGTGCAATTTTTCCAGTCAAACCACGAGGGAGAGATCGTCGGCAGGCTCCAGGAAGCCCGCGGGAAGGCTGACGGCCTCGTCATCAATCCGGGCGGTTACACGCATACAAGCGTCGCCATCCGTGACGCGCTGATATACGCCGGCATGCCCGCCGTGGAGCTGCACCTGAGCAATCCCGCCAGCCGGGAGCCGTTCCGGCGTACCTCCACGGTGGAGGACGTGGTGGCGGGCCGCATCGCCGGTTTCGGAGGCTACGGTTACGTTCTCGCCCTGAAAGCCATACTTCATCTCCTGCGGGAAGCGGACTGA